In the Nitrospirales bacterium LBB_01 genome, one interval contains:
- the mtnA gene encoding S-methyl-5-thioribose-1-phosphate isomerase, whose product MVETIRWERDCVEILDQRVLPQVVTYIKCDHYKLVVECIKNLSIRGAPAIGIAASMAVALAASSIEADTAAELTSKLAPVFKDLLDSRPTAVNIRWAVERATKLLTDNQSLPVKDVKELLIKDSISVLKEDIEINKAIGRWGAEFIKTGSRILTHCNAGSLATGGYGTATAPMRTAKEQGKQISVIADETRPVLQGARLTAWELMQDNIDVTLITDNTAGAIMKRGEIDLCIVGTDRTVRNGDVANKIGTYSVAVLAKENNIPFYVAAPLSSIDFTLATGDSIPIEERAADEVTNVFGKCKIAPEGVKVRNIAFDVTPARYITAIITEKGAFRPEDLHHLADAGFDCEKIRIKKP is encoded by the coding sequence ATGGTAGAAACTATAAGGTGGGAGCGGGATTGTGTTGAAATACTTGACCAGCGGGTGCTGCCGCAAGTTGTAACTTATATTAAATGTGACCACTACAAGCTGGTAGTGGAGTGTATAAAAAATCTGTCAATACGAGGGGCTCCGGCTATTGGTATAGCGGCATCTATGGCTGTTGCTCTGGCTGCAAGCTCAATTGAAGCTGATACAGCTGCCGAGTTAACCTCTAAGCTCGCTCCTGTCTTTAAAGACCTGCTGGACAGCCGCCCAACTGCGGTAAATATCCGTTGGGCTGTTGAGAGGGCAACGAAGCTGCTGACTGATAACCAATCACTGCCGGTTAAAGATGTAAAAGAGCTTCTGATTAAAGACAGCATATCTGTATTAAAAGAAGACATAGAGATTAATAAGGCCATTGGCAGATGGGGAGCGGAATTTATAAAAACTGGCAGCAGGATTCTTACCCACTGTAATGCTGGCTCTCTTGCCACTGGAGGTTATGGCACGGCAACCGCCCCTATGCGCACGGCTAAAGAGCAGGGTAAGCAAATATCCGTGATAGCCGATGAGACTAGACCAGTCCTTCAGGGCGCACGCCTCACCGCATGGGAACTGATGCAAGACAACATTGACGTAACTCTGATAACCGACAACACGGCAGGTGCCATTATGAAAAGGGGCGAGATTGATTTGTGTATCGTTGGCACCGATAGAACCGTAAGAAACGGCGATGTCGCTAATAAAATTGGCACATACTCGGTGGCAGTGCTTGCTAAGGAAAACAATATTCCGTTTTATGTGGCAGCACCGTTAAGCAGTATAGATTTTACGCTTGCCACAGGGGATAGTATTCCGATAGAGGAAAGAGCTGCAGATGAGGTGACAAACGTGTTTGGGAAGTGTAAAATAGCACCCGAGGGTGTAAAAGTCAGAAATATTGCTTTTGATGTAACACCTGCAAGGTATATAACCGCTATAATAACGGAAAAAGGTGCATTTAGACCGGAGGATTTACATCATCTTGCGGATGCCGGTTTTGATTGCGAAAAGATAAGGATAAAGAAACCTTAG